One window from the genome of Pandoraea fibrosis encodes:
- a CDS encoding TlyA family RNA methyltransferase — MSQALRADQALVSRGLAASRTAAQRLIDAGRVYFAGTETALKKASQVVADDEALEVRAASDGLPGEDRYVSRGGLKLAGALAQTGLDVTGRVALDVGLSTGGFADCLLQSGIAQVVGVDVGHGQLHQRLASEPRLVSLEGINARHLSREMLDERLAQRAADDDTRDVAMAATIAVPAAGFDLIVGDVSFISLTLILPALAPLLAATGDLLMLVKPQFEVGREHIGRGGLVKDAAQYAQVETKIRTACEALGLSVAAWLDSPIAGGDGNREFFVHATRAA; from the coding sequence ATGTCGCAAGCGCTTCGTGCCGATCAGGCGCTCGTTTCTCGGGGGCTGGCCGCATCGCGCACCGCCGCACAACGTCTTATCGATGCCGGACGCGTGTATTTCGCCGGCACTGAAACGGCGCTGAAAAAAGCCAGTCAGGTTGTGGCGGACGATGAGGCCCTCGAAGTGCGTGCGGCGTCGGACGGCTTGCCCGGCGAAGATCGCTACGTGTCGCGTGGTGGGTTAAAGCTGGCCGGTGCGCTGGCGCAGACCGGCCTCGACGTCACGGGGCGTGTCGCGCTCGACGTTGGCCTGTCGACTGGCGGCTTTGCGGACTGTCTGTTGCAGTCGGGCATCGCGCAGGTTGTCGGCGTGGACGTCGGGCACGGGCAACTGCATCAGCGTCTGGCGAGCGAGCCGCGCCTCGTCTCGCTCGAGGGCATCAACGCGCGTCACCTGTCGCGCGAGATGCTCGACGAACGTCTGGCGCAGCGCGCGGCCGATGACGACACGAGGGACGTCGCGATGGCAGCGACGATCGCCGTGCCGGCAGCGGGCTTCGATCTGATCGTCGGCGACGTGTCGTTCATCTCGCTCACCTTGATACTGCCGGCACTCGCGCCGTTGCTGGCTGCGACGGGCGATCTGCTGATGCTGGTGAAACCGCAGTTCGAAGTGGGGCGCGAACACATTGGCCGCGGTGGCCTCGTGAAAGATGCTGCGCAATATGCGCAAGTGGAGACAAAGATCCGCACCGCCTGTGAAGCGCTGGGACTGAGCGTGGCCGCCTGGCTCGACAGCCCCATCGCCGGGGGTGACGGCAACCGGGAGTTCTTCGTGCACGCCACGCGCGCGGCATGA
- a CDS encoding CidA/LrgA family protein, which yields MTKMIASRLYSRSKRVVDVVWQIALLTGIYLVADAASRHFHLPLPGGVLGLLAVVVLLMSGVLKTEKIKRGADWFLAEMILFFVPMVAAVMQYTDLLRHEGLQLLAVIGVGTVLVMVSTALAVDLACRAERHMKRALVRIPVRRAHAHDAR from the coding sequence ATGACCAAGATGATTGCCAGCCGTCTGTATAGCCGCAGCAAGCGCGTTGTCGACGTGGTCTGGCAGATTGCGTTGCTCACGGGCATCTATCTGGTGGCCGATGCTGCATCGCGTCATTTCCATTTGCCGCTGCCGGGCGGTGTGCTGGGCCTGCTCGCCGTCGTGGTGCTGCTCATGAGCGGCGTGCTGAAGACGGAGAAGATCAAGCGGGGCGCCGACTGGTTCCTGGCCGAGATGATCCTCTTCTTCGTGCCGATGGTCGCCGCCGTCATGCAATACACCGATCTGCTGCGTCACGAAGGCCTGCAACTGCTCGCCGTGATTGGCGTCGGCACGGTGCTGGTCATGGTGTCGACGGCATTGGCTGTCGATCTCGCATGCCGTGCGGAACGTCACATGAAGCGTGCGCTCGTTCGTATCCCGGTTCGCCGTGCGCATGCGCACGACGCCCGCTGA
- the ahcY gene encoding adenosylhomocysteinase — MNAVVDSKFSDFHVADINLAGWGRKELTIAESEMPGLMATRAEFKASQPLKGARIAGSLHMTIQTGVLIETLTALGAEVRWASCNIFSTQDHAAAAIAAAGIPVFAFKGESLDEYWEYSHRIFEWPNGEFANMILDDGGDATLLLILGSKAEKDLSVIANPTNEEEVALYASIKRHIEIDPQWYSKRLSQIKGVTEETTTGVHRLYQMEKDGTLPFPAINVNDSVTKSKFDNLYGCRESLVDGIKRATDVMIAGKIALVAGYGDVGKGCAQSLRGLGATVWVTEIDPICALQAAMEGYRVVTMEYAADKADIFVTATGNFHVIDHDHMAAMKHQAIVCNIGHFDSEINVASTRKYQWENIKPQVDHIIFPDGKRIILLAEGRLVNLGCATGHPSFVMSNSFTNQTLAQIELFVHGAKYKNSVYVLPKHLDEKVARLHLGRIGADLTVLTDDQAKYISVDKNGPFKPSHYRY; from the coding sequence ATGAACGCCGTAGTCGATTCGAAATTCTCCGATTTCCACGTTGCCGATATCAACCTCGCCGGTTGGGGTCGCAAGGAACTGACCATCGCCGAGAGCGAAATGCCGGGTCTGATGGCCACGCGTGCCGAGTTCAAGGCCAGCCAGCCGCTCAAGGGCGCGCGCATTGCCGGCTCGCTGCACATGACCATTCAGACGGGCGTGCTCATCGAGACGCTGACGGCGCTGGGTGCCGAAGTGCGCTGGGCCTCGTGCAATATCTTCTCCACGCAGGACCACGCCGCCGCCGCTATCGCCGCCGCGGGCATTCCTGTGTTCGCCTTCAAGGGCGAATCGCTCGACGAATACTGGGAATACAGCCACCGCATCTTCGAATGGCCGAACGGCGAATTCGCCAACATGATTCTCGACGATGGCGGCGACGCCACGCTGCTGCTGATTCTGGGCAGCAAGGCCGAGAAGGATCTGTCGGTGATCGCCAACCCGACCAACGAAGAAGAAGTCGCGCTGTACGCCTCGATCAAGCGTCACATCGAAATCGATCCGCAGTGGTACAGCAAGCGCCTGTCGCAAATCAAGGGCGTGACCGAAGAGACCACCACGGGCGTGCATCGTCTGTATCAGATGGAAAAGGACGGCACGCTGCCGTTCCCGGCCATCAACGTGAACGACTCGGTCACCAAGTCGAAGTTCGACAACCTGTACGGCTGCCGTGAGTCGCTGGTCGACGGTATCAAGCGCGCGACGGACGTGATGATCGCCGGCAAGATCGCGCTCGTGGCCGGTTACGGTGACGTGGGCAAGGGCTGCGCACAAAGCCTGCGCGGTCTGGGCGCCACGGTGTGGGTCACGGAAATCGACCCGATCTGCGCACTGCAGGCCGCCATGGAAGGCTATCGCGTCGTGACGATGGAATACGCCGCAGACAAGGCCGACATCTTCGTGACGGCCACGGGCAACTTCCACGTGATCGACCACGACCACATGGCTGCGATGAAGCATCAGGCCATCGTGTGCAACATCGGTCACTTCGACTCGGAAATCAACGTGGCGTCGACCCGCAAGTACCAGTGGGAAAACATCAAGCCGCAGGTCGACCACATCATCTTCCCGGACGGCAAGCGCATCATTCTGCTGGCAGAAGGCCGCCTCGTGAATCTGGGCTGCGCCACGGGTCACCCGTCGTTCGTGATGAGCAACTCGTTCACGAACCAGACGCTCGCACAGATCGAACTGTTCGTTCATGGCGCCAAGTACAAGAACAGCGTGTACGTGCTGCCGAAGCATCTGGACGAAAAGGTGGCGCGTCTGCACCTGGGCCGTATCGGTGCCGATCTGACCGTGCTGACCGACGACCAGGCGAAGTACATCAGCGTCGACAAGAACGGTCCGTTCAAGCCGTCGCACTACCGTTATTGA
- the metF gene encoding methylenetetrahydrofolate reductase [NAD(P)H]: MTKPSFSFEFFPPKTVDGAEKLRATRQQLFPLGPKFVSVTFGAGGSTQQGTLDTVIEIQREGVEAAPHLSCVGSTKENIRAILKTYRDNGIRHIVALRGDLPSGMGEIGEFRYASELVEFIRAETGDWFHIEVAAYPEYHPQAKSPRLDLEHFANKVKAGANAAITQYFFNADAYFRFVEDAQQLGVTVPIVPGIMPITNYSQMMRFSEMCGAEVPRWVAKRLEGFGDDREAIRAFGLDVVTALCERLLAGGAPGLHFYTLNAASATKAMWQRLGL; the protein is encoded by the coding sequence ATGACGAAGCCTTCCTTCAGTTTCGAATTCTTCCCGCCCAAGACTGTCGACGGCGCGGAAAAGCTGCGCGCCACGCGCCAGCAACTGTTTCCCCTTGGCCCCAAATTCGTGTCGGTGACGTTCGGCGCCGGCGGCTCGACGCAGCAGGGTACGCTCGATACGGTCATCGAAATCCAACGCGAAGGCGTGGAAGCCGCGCCACACCTCTCGTGTGTCGGCTCGACCAAAGAGAACATCCGCGCCATTCTGAAGACGTATCGCGATAACGGCATTCGTCATATCGTGGCGCTGCGCGGCGATCTGCCGTCCGGGATGGGCGAGATCGGCGAGTTCCGCTATGCATCGGAACTGGTCGAGTTCATTCGGGCCGAGACCGGCGACTGGTTCCACATCGAAGTGGCGGCCTATCCCGAATACCACCCGCAGGCGAAGTCGCCGCGTCTGGATCTCGAGCATTTCGCCAACAAGGTGAAAGCCGGGGCGAACGCCGCGATCACGCAGTACTTTTTCAACGCGGACGCCTATTTCCGCTTTGTCGAAGACGCGCAGCAACTGGGCGTGACGGTGCCGATCGTGCCGGGCATCATGCCCATCACGAATTACTCGCAGATGATGCGGTTCTCGGAAATGTGCGGTGCCGAAGTGCCGCGCTGGGTGGCCAAGCGTCTCGAAGGTTTTGGCGACGACCGCGAGGCGATCCGCGCCTTCGGGCTCGACGTGGTGACGGCGCTGTGCGAGCGCTTGCTTGCGGGTGGCGCGCCGGGATTGCACTTCTATACGCTGAACGCCGCGTCGGCGACCAAGGCGATGTGGCAGCGCCTCGGTCTGTAA
- a CDS encoding AmpG family muropeptide MFS transporter: protein MTDSLPPADGRVFHPTRMLICVILGFTSGLPLFILLNLVQAWLRSEHVDLKSIGLFALIQFPYTWKFLWAPLMDRFAPNVFGWKPGRRRGWMFVTQLLVAGAVAVMGTYSPQRDLMTIAALAAALAFFSASLDICLDAYRRELLSDREQGLGTAMHVNAYKVAGLVPGSLALIMADHLPWSQVFFATAAFMLPGIVMTLVVKEPEIRGTPPKTLREAVVEPFHEFVTRGGWSQALLVLAFIFLYKLGDSMATSLATSFYLDLGFTKTQIGVVAKATSLWASVAGGIIGGIWLIKLGINRGLWVFGVLQLVSVLGFAWLAEAGPVVTGLGAVIAFEAFTAGLGTAAFTAYIARTTDPRYTATQFALFTSLASVPRTFANAGTGYIVDGVGWLTFFLICTALALPGMLLLPKVAPWGADDDGGDGVPVTSGSR from the coding sequence ATGACCGATTCGCTGCCGCCCGCCGACGGGCGCGTCTTCCACCCCACGCGGATGCTCATCTGCGTGATTCTCGGCTTTACCTCCGGCTTGCCGCTGTTCATTCTGCTCAATCTTGTGCAGGCGTGGCTGCGCAGCGAGCACGTGGATCTCAAGTCGATCGGCCTGTTCGCTCTGATCCAGTTTCCCTATACGTGGAAGTTTCTGTGGGCCCCGCTCATGGATCGCTTCGCGCCCAACGTGTTCGGATGGAAACCGGGGCGGCGCCGCGGCTGGATGTTCGTCACGCAATTGCTGGTGGCGGGAGCGGTGGCGGTCATGGGGACCTATTCGCCACAGCGCGATCTGATGACGATTGCCGCGCTGGCGGCGGCGCTGGCGTTCTTCAGCGCGAGTCTCGACATCTGTCTGGATGCCTATCGACGCGAGTTGCTCTCCGATCGCGAGCAGGGGCTGGGCACCGCCATGCATGTGAACGCCTACAAGGTGGCCGGGCTCGTGCCGGGGTCGCTCGCGCTCATCATGGCCGATCATCTGCCGTGGTCGCAGGTGTTCTTCGCGACGGCGGCGTTCATGCTGCCGGGGATCGTGATGACGCTCGTCGTCAAGGAACCGGAGATTCGCGGCACGCCGCCGAAGACGTTGCGCGAGGCTGTCGTGGAGCCATTTCACGAGTTCGTCACGCGCGGCGGCTGGTCGCAGGCGCTGCTGGTGCTCGCGTTCATCTTTCTCTACAAACTCGGCGATTCGATGGCGACGTCGCTGGCCACGTCGTTCTACCTCGACCTCGGGTTCACGAAGACGCAAATCGGCGTCGTGGCCAAGGCGACGAGCCTGTGGGCCAGCGTGGCGGGCGGCATCATCGGCGGGATCTGGCTGATCAAGCTCGGCATCAATCGCGGGCTGTGGGTGTTCGGCGTGCTGCAACTGGTGTCGGTGCTCGGTTTCGCGTGGCTCGCGGAAGCCGGACCGGTGGTCACCGGGCTCGGCGCCGTGATCGCCTTCGAGGCATTCACGGCAGGGCTGGGCACCGCAGCGTTCACGGCTTACATCGCCCGCACGACGGACCCGCGCTATACGGCGACGCAGTTCGCGCTGTTCACGAGTCTGGCCTCCGTGCCGCGCACGTTCGCCAACGCGGGCACTGGCTATATCGTCGACGGCGTGGGCTGGCTGACGTTCTTCCTCATCTGCACGGCACTTGCGCTGCCCGGCATGTTGTTGCTGCCGAAGGTCGCCCCCTGGGGGGCGGACGACGATGGTGGCGATGGTGTGCCCGTCACGAGCGGATCACGCTGA
- a CDS encoding exodeoxyribonuclease III, which yields MRIITANLNGVRSAAKKGFFEWFGKQEADILCVQEIKAQLPDMTPDFLKPHDYQGYFHYAEKKGYSGAGVYVRREPDDIVIGWGNAEFDAEGRYVEVRYGNLSVISVYIPSGSSGEERQAAKFRFMADFMPHLLALKAAGREVVLCGDVNIAHKEIDIKNWKGNLKNSGFLPEERAWLTQLFDDHGYVDVFRTLDPRADQYTWWSNRGQAYAKNVGWRIDYQIATQGIAGKAKATSVFRDIKFSDHAPLTVDYDHAL from the coding sequence ATGCGCATCATTACCGCGAATCTGAACGGCGTGCGATCGGCCGCCAAGAAGGGCTTTTTCGAGTGGTTCGGCAAGCAGGAAGCCGACATTCTCTGTGTGCAGGAAATCAAGGCGCAGTTGCCTGACATGACGCCGGACTTCCTCAAGCCGCACGACTATCAGGGCTATTTCCACTACGCGGAGAAGAAGGGCTACAGCGGCGCCGGCGTGTACGTGCGACGCGAGCCCGACGACATCGTCATCGGCTGGGGCAACGCCGAGTTCGACGCCGAAGGCCGCTACGTCGAAGTGCGTTACGGCAATCTGTCGGTGATCTCCGTGTACATTCCCTCGGGTTCGAGCGGCGAGGAACGTCAGGCCGCCAAATTCCGTTTCATGGCCGACTTCATGCCGCACCTGCTCGCCCTCAAGGCGGCCGGACGCGAAGTCGTTCTGTGCGGCGACGTGAACATCGCGCACAAGGAAATCGACATCAAGAACTGGAAGGGCAACCTGAAGAACTCGGGCTTCCTGCCCGAAGAGCGCGCGTGGCTCACGCAGTTGTTCGACGATCACGGCTACGTCGACGTCTTCCGCACGCTCGACCCGCGTGCCGACCAATACACGTGGTGGAGCAATCGCGGTCAGGCCTATGCCAAGAACGTCGGATGGCGTATCGACTACCAGATCGCGACGCAGGGCATCGCAGGCAAAGCGAAAGCCACGTCGGTGTTCCGCGACATCAAGTTCAGCGATCACGCACCGCTGACCGTCGACTACGATCACGCGCTGTAA
- the slmA gene encoding nucleoid occlusion factor SlmA, with protein MQQENSSSGAGYGAADALEAAPAPVKTTRPKPGERRVQVLQTLAAMLETPKGEKITTAALAARLDVSEAALYRHFASKAQMFEGLIEFIEQTIFGLINQISAQDQDGVTQARAIVLMLLGFAEKNPGMTRVLTGEALVGEHERLQERMNQLLDRIEASLRQVLRLAVAQGTLPETFDANSRANLLVSYVLGRWHRFAKSGFKRSPAEGAEPQVAALLR; from the coding sequence ATGCAGCAGGAAAACTCTTCGAGCGGTGCCGGGTACGGCGCTGCCGATGCGCTGGAGGCCGCGCCCGCGCCGGTAAAGACAACCCGCCCCAAGCCGGGTGAACGTCGCGTGCAGGTGTTGCAGACGCTCGCGGCCATGCTCGAGACGCCCAAGGGCGAGAAGATCACCACGGCCGCGCTCGCCGCGCGCCTCGATGTCTCCGAAGCGGCGCTGTACCGCCATTTCGCAAGCAAGGCCCAGATGTTCGAGGGGCTCATCGAGTTCATCGAACAGACGATCTTCGGCCTGATCAATCAGATTTCCGCGCAGGATCAGGACGGCGTGACGCAAGCGCGCGCCATCGTGCTGATGCTGCTCGGTTTCGCCGAGAAGAACCCGGGCATGACGCGCGTGCTCACGGGCGAAGCGCTGGTCGGCGAGCACGAGCGCCTGCAAGAGCGTATGAATCAACTGCTCGACCGCATCGAGGCGTCGCTGCGCCAGGTGCTGCGTCTGGCGGTCGCGCAAGGCACGTTGCCCGAGACGTTCGACGCCAATTCGCGCGCCAATCTGCTCGTGTCCTACGTGCTTGGCCGTTGGCATCGCTTCGCGAAGAGCGGCTTCAAGCGCTCGCCCGCCGAGGGCGCCGAGCCGCAGGTCGCAGCGCTGCTGCGCTAA
- a CDS encoding LysR family transcriptional regulator encodes MELRALRGFVEVVRQQSFTAAAEALFVTQPTVSKMVKALEDELGTPLMLREERGMGRRLQLTDAGRVVFERGQDVLAAYARLQQELADLETVARGELSIGIPPLGGDLFIPVIGAFHQHYPDIEMKLFETGSRAIEQALLAGDIELGAVLLPVDPTILDVLPVCHYALRLIAPRESRWEGRASVGLGELRDEPFVFYGEGFALSELVIAACRRAGFSPKIAGRSSQWDFIASMVDNGVGIALLPEPFCARLDPKRFVMTDIRDPEIPWDLAMAWRRDSYLSHAARRWLALARDILGPGGDGDAQAAIAGGARRT; translated from the coding sequence ATGGAACTGCGTGCATTGCGAGGATTTGTGGAAGTTGTGCGACAGCAGAGCTTCACGGCCGCGGCCGAAGCGCTGTTTGTCACCCAGCCGACCGTGAGCAAAATGGTCAAGGCCCTAGAAGACGAACTGGGCACGCCGCTGATGTTGCGCGAAGAGCGCGGCATGGGCCGTCGGCTTCAGTTGACCGATGCGGGCCGCGTCGTCTTCGAGCGCGGGCAGGATGTGTTGGCCGCCTACGCCCGGTTGCAACAGGAGTTGGCCGATCTGGAAACGGTGGCGCGCGGCGAGTTGTCGATCGGCATTCCGCCGCTGGGCGGCGATCTGTTCATCCCGGTGATCGGCGCGTTTCATCAGCACTATCCGGATATCGAGATGAAGCTCTTCGAGACTGGCTCGCGCGCCATCGAACAAGCGCTGCTGGCGGGGGATATCGAACTCGGTGCGGTGCTGTTGCCGGTCGATCCCACGATTCTCGACGTACTGCCGGTGTGTCATTACGCGTTGCGCCTGATCGCGCCGCGCGAGTCGCGTTGGGAAGGACGCGCCTCTGTCGGTCTGGGCGAATTGCGCGACGAGCCGTTCGTCTTTTACGGCGAAGGGTTCGCATTGTCCGAACTCGTGATTGCCGCGTGTCGTCGTGCAGGCTTTTCGCCAAAAATCGCGGGACGCTCCAGCCAATGGGACTTCATTGCCTCGATGGTGGACAACGGCGTGGGCATCGCCCTGCTGCCCGAGCCGTTCTGTGCGCGGCTTGATCCGAAACGTTTCGTGATGACAGATATCCGTGACCCGGAAATCCCGTGGGATCTCGCGATGGCATGGCGGCGCGACTCGTATCTGTCGCACGCGGCACGACGCTGGCTTGCGCTCGCGCGCGACATCCTCGGCCCGGGTGGCGACGGCGACGCCCAGGCAGCCATCGCCGGTGGCGCTCGCCGCACGTAA
- a CDS encoding LrgB family protein, translating to MNHTALLLLVLTVVFYYVSKRLYARFGKVWLGPAILAPILLIIVMVGGDISYTTYISDSRWLVWLLGPTTIAFAVPIYEHRDIIRRHAFALIVGVLVAMIVAVGSSFVLARLFELPPEMARSLLARSISTPFALAVSDQVGGSRDLVGLFVIITGFIGMLLGEALLSWLPLRTRMARGAPFGAGAHGFGTTKARQIGSEEGVVASLVMMINGILMVFAAPLLAHLPI from the coding sequence ATGAATCATACGGCGCTCCTGCTGCTCGTTCTCACCGTCGTGTTCTATTACGTGTCGAAGCGCCTTTACGCGCGTTTCGGCAAGGTATGGCTCGGCCCGGCGATTCTCGCGCCGATCCTGCTCATCATCGTGATGGTCGGCGGCGACATTTCCTACACGACGTATATCTCCGACTCGCGCTGGCTGGTCTGGCTGCTCGGCCCGACCACGATTGCGTTTGCCGTGCCGATCTACGAGCATCGCGACATTATTCGCCGGCATGCATTTGCGCTGATTGTCGGCGTGCTGGTCGCGATGATCGTGGCCGTGGGCAGTTCTTTTGTGCTCGCCCGACTGTTCGAGCTGCCGCCCGAGATGGCGCGCAGTCTGCTCGCCCGGTCCATCTCGACGCCGTTTGCCCTTGCCGTGTCCGATCAGGTGGGTGGTTCGCGCGATCTGGTGGGACTTTTCGTCATCATCACCGGGTTCATCGGCATGCTGCTCGGCGAGGCGTTGCTCTCGTGGCTGCCGCTGCGTACCCGCATGGCGCGCGGCGCACCATTTGGCGCGGGTGCCCACGGCTTCGGTACTACCAAGGCGCGCCAGATCGGCAGCGAAGAGGGCGTGGTGGCCAGTCTTGTCATGATGATCAACGGCATTCTGATGGTGTTCGCCGCACCGCTGCTCGCGCATCTGCCCATCTGA
- the metW gene encoding methionine biosynthesis protein MetW yields MSLSTIPANSAQAAQLAASRDRISASLADRPDFRVIARWIEPSSQVLDLGCSDGSLLRLLMDELDVNGYGIEIDDAGVLASAKRGINVVQQNMEDGLKLFEDQSFDTVILSQTLQTIHRTADILRETVRVGREAIVSFPNFGYWPHRLSVLQGRMPVSKSLPFQWHNTPNVRVLTIKDFEALAPDVGVKILDRAVLHNGRLVSVGANWRGSLAVYRVKRS; encoded by the coding sequence ATGAGTCTGTCCACGATACCTGCCAACAGCGCGCAGGCGGCGCAACTGGCCGCGTCGCGCGATCGCATTTCGGCGTCGCTGGCCGACCGGCCGGATTTCCGGGTCATCGCACGATGGATCGAACCGTCGTCGCAAGTGCTCGATCTGGGATGCAGCGACGGCTCGTTGCTGCGCCTGTTGATGGATGAGCTCGATGTCAACGGCTATGGCATCGAGATCGACGACGCCGGGGTGCTCGCCTCGGCAAAGCGCGGCATCAACGTGGTTCAGCAAAACATGGAAGACGGATTGAAGCTCTTCGAAGATCAGAGCTTCGATACCGTGATCCTGTCGCAGACGTTGCAGACCATTCACCGGACCGCAGACATTCTGCGCGAGACCGTGCGTGTCGGTCGTGAGGCGATCGTGTCGTTCCCGAACTTCGGTTACTGGCCGCACCGCCTGTCGGTGTTGCAGGGGCGCATGCCGGTGTCGAAGAGCTTGCCGTTCCAGTGGCACAACACGCCGAACGTGCGTGTGCTGACCATCAAGGACTTCGAGGCGCTCGCACCCGATGTCGGCGTGAAGATTCTCGATCGTGCGGTGCTTCACAACGGGCGGCTCGTGTCCGTGGGCGCGAACTGGCGTGGTAGTCTTGCGGTCTATCGCGTCAAGCGTTCCTGA
- the metX gene encoding homoserine O-acetyltransferase MetX, with protein MESSIGIVTPQRMHFAEPLALQNGSSLAGYDLMVETYGELNADRSNAVLVCHALNASHHVAGIAADNPKDIGWWDNMVGPGKPLDTNRFFVIGVNNLGSCFGSTGPMSLDETTGTPYGARFPVVTVEDWVNAQARVADAFGIRKFAAVMGGSLGGMQALAWSIMYPERVGHCLVIASTPKLSAQNIAFNEVARSAILSDPDFHGGNYYAHGVVPRRGLRVARMIGHITYLSDEDMATKFGRALRRAEALVDGVKAAGKTDGNGNGQDDAYRFSFDVEFEVESYLRYQGDKFAEYFDANTYLLITRALDYFDPARTVGGDLAKALSHTTAKYLIVSFTTDWRFAPTRSREIVKALLDTRRTVSYAEIDAPHGHDAFLLTDARYHNLVRAYYERIAEEVGV; from the coding sequence ATGGAATCTTCAATCGGAATCGTCACGCCGCAGCGGATGCATTTCGCTGAACCGCTGGCATTGCAGAACGGCAGTTCACTCGCGGGCTACGACCTCATGGTCGAGACCTATGGCGAGCTCAACGCCGATCGCAGCAACGCCGTCCTGGTTTGTCACGCGCTCAACGCGTCGCACCATGTGGCCGGTATCGCCGCCGACAATCCCAAAGACATTGGCTGGTGGGACAACATGGTCGGGCCCGGCAAGCCGCTCGACACCAATCGCTTCTTCGTCATCGGGGTGAACAATCTCGGTTCGTGCTTCGGTTCGACCGGACCGATGAGTCTGGACGAAACCACCGGCACGCCCTACGGTGCCCGCTTTCCTGTCGTGACCGTGGAAGACTGGGTCAACGCGCAGGCCCGCGTGGCCGACGCGTTTGGCATTCGGAAATTCGCGGCTGTGATGGGCGGCAGTCTCGGCGGCATGCAGGCGCTCGCATGGAGCATCATGTATCCCGAGCGCGTGGGTCACTGTCTGGTGATCGCCTCCACGCCCAAGCTCTCGGCACAGAACATTGCATTCAACGAGGTGGCACGCTCGGCCATCCTCTCCGATCCGGATTTTCACGGCGGCAACTATTACGCACACGGCGTGGTGCCGCGACGCGGGCTGCGCGTGGCGCGCATGATCGGTCACATCACCTATCTGTCGGACGAAGACATGGCGACCAAATTCGGCCGGGCGTTGCGCCGTGCCGAAGCGCTGGTGGACGGTGTGAAAGCGGCGGGCAAGACGGACGGTAATGGCAACGGGCAGGACGACGCCTATCGCTTCAGCTTCGATGTGGAATTCGAGGTGGAATCGTACCTGCGCTATCAGGGCGACAAGTTCGCCGAGTATTTCGACGCCAACACCTATCTGCTGATTACGCGCGCGCTGGATTACTTCGACCCGGCGCGCACGGTCGGCGGCGATCTGGCCAAGGCGCTGTCGCACACCACGGCCAAGTACCTGATCGTGTCGTTCACGACCGACTGGCGCTTCGCACCGACGCGCTCGCGGGAGATCGTCAAGGCGCTGCTCGATACGCGCCGTACCGTGAGCTACGCCGAGATCGACGCCCCGCACGGCCACGACGCTTTCCTGCTGACCGATGCGCGCTATCACAATCTGGTGCGCGCCTACTACGAACGTATCGCCGAGGAGGTCGGGGTATGA
- a CDS encoding phage holin family protein has translation MRLLLIWLINAIALLVLPYIVSGIQLKGIGTALIVAVVLGLINAFLRPLLVVLTLPVTVLSLGLFIFVINALLFWLASHVVKGFEVSGFWAALFGSLLYSLISWILSALVFGGDRATNV, from the coding sequence ATGCGTCTGCTGCTGATTTGGCTCATCAATGCCATTGCGCTTCTCGTCCTGCCGTACATCGTGTCGGGCATTCAGCTCAAGGGTATCGGCACGGCATTGATCGTTGCGGTCGTGCTCGGCCTGATCAACGCATTCTTGCGGCCGCTGCTCGTCGTGCTGACGCTGCCGGTCACGGTGCTCTCACTGGGGTTGTTCATTTTCGTGATCAACGCCTTGCTGTTCTGGCTGGCCTCGCATGTCGTCAAGGGTTTCGAAGTCTCGGGATTCTGGGCGGCGCTCTTCGGCTCGCTGCTGTACAGCCTGATTTCGTGGATTCTGTCGGCGCTGGTGTTCGGCGGCGACCGCGCCACTAACGTATAA